The Prosthecochloris marina DNA window GGCTCGGTATATATTCGTTCGGTTCCGGAAACCATATGGACGGTGATAACCGATTACGATAACTTCCCCGACACCATGCCGAAAGTAAAGGAAAGCACTGTCATAGAGGATAATGGAAACATCAAAATCATCGAACAGACAAGCAAAACCGGTGTGCTGTTCTTTAAAGTCAAGTTCAGTACCAAAATGACGATCATCGAAACCTTTCCCGACACGCTTTCATTCAATCTTATAAGTGGAGATTTCGAAACCTTCAACGGGAAATGGGTCCTGACCCCCCATGAAGAATACGGAACGTTCGTTACTTGGTCAGCAACCGTAAAACCCGATTTTTCCGCACCCGGGTTCATTATCGATGCTGTCCAGAAAAGAGATC harbors:
- a CDS encoding SRPBCC family protein translates to MTKRTHPAMIVSVLFLFFFAASATAESPRLNLPSEQTRLLDGETIIFLERDDDDVIDVSGSVYIRSVPETIWTVITDYDNFPDTMPKVKESTVIEDNGNIKIIEQTSKTGVLFFKVKFSTKMTIIETFPDTLSFNLISGDFETFNGKWVLTPHEEYGTFVTWSATVKPDFSAPGFIIDAVQKRDLRELLETIRELSESSKATVSPERETKKTVALSNPEERKNQ